One Burkholderia pyrrocinia DNA segment encodes these proteins:
- a CDS encoding helix-turn-helix domain-containing protein, giving the protein MTETAQLIETLKRQLKAQGMTYRDVARALDVSETSVKRLFASGRFTLERVAEIAQLLGYTLAELVQEASASAPRLHVLTEQQEALLVSDEKLLLVAVCAINYWTAQDIVSAYRLTKAECVKYLLMLDRMNVVALLPGDRIRVRVARDFDWLPGGPIRRYFHTHALGDFLDSRFDGAGETMTFSQGMLTEAAAAELELELRRLRSKAAALHAESSSAPLGQKHGTGLLIAKRIWEPTGFHALRRDA; this is encoded by the coding sequence ATGACCGAAACCGCCCAACTCATCGAAACGCTGAAGCGCCAGTTGAAGGCGCAGGGAATGACCTACCGCGACGTCGCGCGTGCGCTCGACGTCTCCGAGACGAGCGTGAAGCGGCTGTTCGCGAGCGGCCGCTTCACGCTGGAGCGCGTCGCGGAGATCGCGCAGTTGCTCGGCTATACGCTGGCCGAGCTCGTGCAGGAGGCATCGGCGTCGGCGCCGAGGCTGCACGTGCTGACCGAGCAGCAGGAGGCGCTGCTCGTGTCGGACGAGAAGCTGCTGCTCGTCGCCGTCTGCGCGATCAACTACTGGACCGCGCAGGACATCGTGTCGGCCTATCGCCTGACGAAGGCCGAGTGCGTGAAATACCTGCTGATGCTCGACCGGATGAACGTCGTCGCGCTGCTGCCGGGCGACCGGATCCGCGTGCGCGTCGCGCGCGATTTCGACTGGTTGCCGGGCGGGCCGATCCGCCGGTATTTCCATACGCACGCGCTCGGCGATTTCCTCGACAGCCGCTTCGACGGCGCGGGCGAGACGATGACGTTTTCGCAGGGGATGCTGACGGAGGCCGCCGCCGCGGAGCTCGAACTGGAATTGCGCCGGCTGCGCAGCAAGGCGGCCGCGCTGCATGCGGAATCGTCGTCCGCGCCGCTCGGGCAGAAACACGGGACGGGCTTGCTGATCGCGAAGCGGATCTGGGAGCCGACCGGTTTTCACGCGCTGCGGCGTGACGCGTGA